One stretch of Rana temporaria chromosome 10, aRanTem1.1, whole genome shotgun sequence DNA includes these proteins:
- the LOC120915450 gene encoding transcription factor HES-4 encodes MPADSMEKPTASPIAGAPASSAQTPDKPKSASEHRKSSKPIMEKRRRARINESLGQLKTLILDALKKDSSRHSKLEKADILEMTVKHLRNLQRVQMTAALSADPSVLGKYRAGFNECTNEVTRFLSTCEGVNTEVRTRLLGHLSSCLGQIVAMNYQQPPSSQPLHVQLPSAPVSTAPVPMPCKMTSAEAVSPKVYQGGFQLVPATDGQFAFLIPNPAYSTSPGPVIPLYANGNVTSSRAPQSQSPVQGLTTFSHKMQHISRTVSPLGGSTECVWRPW; translated from the exons ATGCCTGCAGACAGCATGGAGAAGCCCACCGCCTCCCCTATTGCGGGGGCACCGGCCAGCTCTGCCCAGACCCCGGATAAACCTAAGAGTGCCAGCGAGCACAGAAAG TCCTCCAAACCTATCATGGAGAAGCGCAGAAGAGCTCGCATCAATGAGAGCCTGGGACAGCTCAAGACACTTATTTTGGATGCCCTAAAAAAAGAT AGCTCCAGACACTCCAAGCTGGAGAAGGCTGATATCCTGGAAATGACAGTCAAGCACTTGCGGAACTTACAACGAGTCCAGATGACAG CTGCACTATCAGCTGATCCATCAGTACTTGGCAAATACAGAGCAGGATTCAATGAATGCACGAACGAAGTGACCCGATTCCTCTCCACCTGCGAAGGGGTCAACACAGAAGTCAGGACCCGGCTACTTGGTCATCTCTCTAGTTGCCTAGGTCAGATTGTGGCAATGAATTACCAGCAACCTCCTTCCAGCCAGCCTCTGCATGTCCAGTTGCCCTCAGCACCAGTGTCCACTGCTCCTGTGCCCATGCCCTGCAAGATGACCTCCGCTGAGGCCGTGTCTCCCAAGGTGTACCAGGGAGGTTTCCAGCTGGTACCAGCCACTGATGGACAATTTGCTTTCCTTATTCCCAACCCTGCCTATTCCACCAGCCCAGGACCAGTGATTCCCCTCTATGCCAATGGAAATGTCACCTCCAGCAGGGCACCACAGTCACAATCCCCAGTCCAGGGACTCACCACCTTCTCTCACAAGATGCAACACATTTCCAGAACAGTGAGCCCTCTAGGTGGCAGCACCGAGTGCGTATGGAGACCCTGGTGA